In Massilia violaceinigra, one DNA window encodes the following:
- the pyrR gene encoding bifunctional pyr operon transcriptional regulator/uracil phosphoribosyltransferase PyrR, whose translation MPTTTKQFDAEALYQTLLGQVRDGLHGVQDAAIIGIHSGGAWLAERLAADLGLKDRLGFIDVSFYRDDFAKKGLHPDVKPTHILFNVDRAHIVLVDDVLYTGRTTRAAINVLFDYGRPARIMLAALADRGGRELPVAADFVATSVALEANQSLALARAGDGQFSLTIEEDHA comes from the coding sequence ATGCCAACAACAACTAAGCAGTTCGACGCCGAGGCGCTGTACCAGACGCTGCTCGGCCAGGTGCGCGACGGCTTGCACGGGGTGCAGGACGCGGCGATCATCGGCATTCACTCGGGCGGCGCCTGGCTGGCCGAACGCCTCGCGGCCGATCTGGGCCTGAAGGACCGCCTGGGCTTCATCGACGTCTCGTTTTACCGCGACGACTTTGCCAAGAAGGGCCTGCATCCGGACGTAAAGCCGACCCACATCCTGTTCAACGTCGACCGCGCTCACATCGTGCTGGTGGACGACGTGCTGTACACCGGGCGCACCACGCGCGCGGCCATCAATGTGCTGTTCGACTATGGCCGTCCGGCGCGCATCATGCTGGCGGCGTTGGCCGACCGCGGCGGGCGCGAGCTGCCGGTGGCGGCCGATTTCGTCGCCACCTCGGTCGCGCTGGAAGCCAATCAGTCGCTCGCGCTGGCGCGTGCCGGCGACGGGCAATTTTCGCTCACCATA